ACGCGTCCGAGCGGGTGAGCCGGAAGCCGGGGGTCTCGTCGGGGTCGGACATGCCCATGAGCAGGCCCTGCCCCTCCCGGTGGAAGTAGAAGGAGGTGCCGAAGTCGATGGTGAACGGCGTGTGCGGGTCCAGCCCCGGCACCGGCTCGGTGACCAGGACCTGCCGGCGCAGGGGCGTGACGGGCAGGTCCACGCCGGCCCACGCGCCGACCTGCGCCGACCAGGCCCCCGCGGCGCAGACGACGGCGCCGGTGCGGACGGTCCCGGCCTGCGTGTGCACGGCCGTGACCCGCCCGTCGACGACGTCGATGCCCGTGGCCGCGCAGTGCGGCACGACGGTGGCGCCGGCGCGGCGGGCCGCCGAGGCGTAGCCGAGGACCACCGACTCGGGGGTGCAGTGGCCGTCGGCCGGCGACCACGCGGCGGCCAGCAGGCCCTCGGGGCTGATCAGCGGGGACAGCCGCCGGGCCTCGGCGACGTCGACCATCCGGCTGGGGATGCCCAGGGCGTTCTGCTGGGCGACGGCGGCCGCGAAGTCGGTGACCGCCTCCGGCGTGCCGAGCAGGAAGAGGTACCCGACCGGGGCGAAGTCGATCTCCTGGCCGAAGCGCGTGGGGAAGTCGCGGAAGGTCTCCAGGCTGCGGGCGCCGAGCGCGATGTTGACCGGGTCGGAGAACATCGCGCGGACGCCGCCGGCGGCCTTGCAGGTGGACCCGGAGCCCAGGGCGTCGCGCTCGACCAAGACGACGTCGCGGACCCCGGCGCGGGCCAGCTCGTACGCCGTCGCCAGGCCGACCACTCCCCCGCCGACGACCACGACCGACGCGGACGACGGCACCTGCTGGCTCATCGGGGTCCTCCTGGAAGGCGGGTACGGGTCTCCATCCTGGGTGTGCGCACGCCGCCGCACCAGGCCCCGGAGGCGTGGCTCGCCGCGGCGGGACACGATCCCCGCGTGCACGTCCTGGGCACGCACCGCGGCCGCGGGGCCCGCGGGGCCGCGGCACGTGCACACACCGCGGATGCCACCGATGACCAGGACGCCCGGCCGGCCGGCCGCGGGCGTCACCCGCCGAGGGCGGCGACGGCCTCGGCGGCGGTGCAGCGGTGGCTGAGCAGGCTGTAGTCGAGGGCGGCCAGCGAGCGCCGGGCGGCGTCCTCGTCGACCACCCCGCACGCGTCCTCGACCACCACCGGCAGGAACCCGAGGTCGGCGGCGTGCCGGGCGGTCGGCTCGATGCCGATCTCCAGGACGGCGCCGACCAGCAGCAGCGTGGTCACGCCGCGGTCGCGCAGCGCGGCCTCCAGCGGGGTGCCGACCAGCGCCGACATCCCCAGCTTGTCGAACACCGGCTCCCCGTCGACCGGGGCCAGCTCACCGGTGATGCGGGTGTGCTCGGCGTCCGGCGGGAAGGCGGCGGTGACCGCCCCGGCCCGGTCGGTCCGCTGCCAGGCCATCGCCGTGCGCAGCGCGCTGACCCCCATGTGCGACGGCGGCAGCGACACGTGCCGCACGTAGAACACGGGCACGCCGGAGGCGCGGGCCGCGCGCAGCACGTCGTCGATCCGCGCGACGAGCCCCTCGCGGTCCCGGACGTGGGCCAGGATGCCCACCTGCGCGTCGTAGACCAGGACGGCCCCGGCCCCCGGGCGGCACATCTCGGCCACCGTCTCCGGGACGTCCACGCCGAAGGCCCGCTGCATGCCGGGAGCGTCCCAGCCGCGGGCGGCGGGCACCAGCCCCGCACGGCGGGGTCCCCGGCCCGGTGGTAGGCACGGGGTGCAGCCGATCCCGGGAGGCGACGTGCAGGCGGTGGTCTACGAGCGCACCGGCGGGCCCGAGGTGCTCACGGTCCGCGAGGTGCCCGACCCCGAGCCCGGGGACGGCGAGGTGCTGGTCGACGTCGAGGCCGTCGGCGTCAACTTCCGCGACGTCTACGAGCGGGAGGGCCGCCCGCCCTACACCGCCGACCCGCCCGCGGTCCTGGGCGCCGAGGGTGCCGGCCGCGTCGTGGGGACCGGGGAGCGGGTCGCCTGGCTCGGCGTCCCGGGCAGCTACGCCGCCCGGGTGGCCGCGCCGCGCGCCGCGCTGGTGCCCGTCCCGGACGGCGTGGGCTCGGAGGTGGCCGCCGCCGTGCTGCTGCAGGGCTGCACCGCCCAGTACCTGGCCGCCGACTCCCACCCCGTGGCCCAGGGCGAGTGGGTGGTGGTGCACAGCGCCGCGGGCGGGGTCGGGCTGCTGCTCACCCAGCTGGTGCGTGACCGCGGCGGGCACGTGCTGGCCACGACCTCGACGGAGGAGAAGGCGGAGCTGGCGCGGGCCGCGGGCGCCGACGAGGTCGTGGTCGGCTACGACGGCTTCGCCGAGCGGGTGCGCGAGCTCTCCGGCGGCGAGGGCGCCGCGGCGGTCTACGACGGCGTCGGGCGCACGACGTTCGCCGACGGGCTGCGGGCGTTGCGGCCGACCGGGCGGATGATCGTCTACGGCGCGGCCAGCGGGCAGCCCGAGCCGCTGGAGGTGCAGCGGCTGGCCGCGCACGGCTCGCTGTACGTGCAGCGGCCCACGCTGGCCACCTACACGCGCACCCCGGAGATGCTGCGCGAGCGGGCCGGCGCGGTGCTCGACCTGGTGGCCGCCGGCCGCCTCGACGTCCGCATCGGCGCGCGCCTGCCGCTGGCGCAGGCCCGCCGGGCGCACGAGGACCTCGAGGGCCGCCGCACCACGGGCAAGGTGCTGCTGCTCCCCTGACCGGCCGCCCTCACCCGTCCAGGGGGACGACCCGCCACCGCCCGTCCAGGGCGGCCGCGTCGTGGCTGACCAGCAGCACGGTCCGCCGGTCCCCGGCCAGCAGGGCGAGCACCCGGGCGGAGAGGTCGGGGTCGAGGTGCGCGGTCGGCTCGTCGAGGAGCAGCACGTCGGCCGGGGCGAGCAGGGCCCGGGCCAGGCCCACGCGGGCCCGCTCGCCGGCCGACAGGCGCTCGCCGGCGTCGCCGAGCCAGCCGTCCAGCCCCACGGAGTCGAGCAGGGCACCGAGGCCGACCTCGCCGAGGGCGGCGGCCAGCTCGGCGTCGGACGCGCCGGGCCGGCCCAGGCGCAGGTTCGCCGCCAGGCTGCCGGCGAGCACCTGCGGCTCCTGCGGCGCCCACGCCAGCCGGGACCGGACGGCGGCGAGGGACAGCCGGCGCAGGTCGGTGCCGCCGAGCGTGACCCGGCCGGCGTCGGGGTCGCGGGAGCGCAGGACGAGCGCGAGGACGGTGCTCTTGCCCGCCCCGCTGCGCCCGGTCAGGGCCACCTTGGCGCCGTCGGGCACGGTGAGGTCCAGGCCGGCGAGCGCGGGCGCCGCCGACCCCGGGTGGGTGAGCGCGACCCCCTCGAACTGCAGCGCCGACCCCGGCGGCAGCGGCAGCGGCGCGTCCGGGTCGGTGACCGCGGGCGGCAGCCCGCCGAGCGCGCGCACCCGCCCGGCGGCGGCGCGGATCCCCCCGGCGGTGCTCCACGCCGCCCCCAGCCCGCCGACCGCCTCGAAGGCCCCGAGCACCCCGAGCGCGCAGGCGGCCAGCAGCAGCGGGCTGGTCGTCCCGGCCGCGACGTCCTGCCCGACCAGCCACAGCGCCGCGACCAGGCCGAGGCCGGGGACGCCCTCGCGGCAGGCCGTCGTCAGCGCGGCGAGGCGGGCCGCGGCCCGCTCGGCGTCCTCCTGCCGGGCGAGGTGGGCGTCCAGGCCGCGCAGGGCCGTGGCGCCGCCGTCGCCGCTGAGGTGGTCGGCCAGGCCGCGCACCAGGTCGAGGGTGTCGGCCGCGACGTCGGCGTCGGCGCGGGCGGCGGCCACCGCCGCCCGCCGGCCCAGGTGCGCGGCCGCGGCCGGCACGCCGACGCCGAGCAGGAGCAGCAGCCCCGCCAGGACGGCGGCCGTGGCCGGCGACACGAGGGCGGTGAGGGTGACCGCCACCCCGCCGGCGAGGACGGCGACGCCGGCGGGCACGAGCAGGCGGGCGACGACGCCCTGCAGCTCGTCGACGTCGGCCCGCACCCGCGACAGCAGCTCGCCGCCCCGGGCACCGGTGAGCGCGGCCGGCGCGAGGGGCGTGAGCCGCTCCAGCAGCCGGGCGCGGACCCCCGCCACCATCCGGAGGGTCACGTCGTGGGTGACCAGCCGCTCGGCGTAGCGCACGGCGGCCCGGGAGACGCCGAACAGGCGGACCCCGGTGATCAGCGGCATGAGCGTGAGCAGCGTGGTGGGCCGCTGCGCCGCGCCGGTGACGAGCGCGCCCGAGGTGGCCAGCAGCGCCGCGCCGCACAGCACCGTGAGCGACCCCAGCGCCACCGCGAGCGCCGTCCGCGGGAGCCGGACGAGCTCCAGCACCTCCCTCACCGGGGCACCGCCGGCTCGTGCACCGCGCCGTCCTCGACGAGCACCACCCGGTCGTGCAGTGCCAGCGGCGCGCTCCGGTGGGTGACGGTGACGACCGTGCGCCCCACGGCGACGTCCTCCAGCGCGGCGAGCACCTCCCGCTCCCCCTGCGGGTCGAGCTGACCGGTCGGCTCGTCGAGGACGAGCAGGGCGGCGTCCTTGACGTAGGCGCGGGCCAGCGCCAGCCGCAGCCGCTCGCCGCCCGAGAGGCGGGCGGCGTCCTCGCCGAGCGGGGTCTGCAGGCCCTGCGGCAGCCGGCGGACGACGTCGAGCAGCCGGGCGCGGGCCAGCGCCTCCTCGACGTCGGCGTCGGCGGCGCCGGGGCGGCCGAGCCGCACGTTGTCCGCGACGGTGCCCGGCAGCAGCCACGGCCGCTCGGGCACGTAGGCCACCGCGGCCCGCCAGGCGTCCGGGTCGAGGTCGGCCAGCGGGACGCCGCCGACCAGCACGGCGCCCTCGTCGGGGACGGCGAAGCCCAGCAGCACCCGGACGAGGCTGGTCTTGCCCGCGCCGCTGGGCCCCACCAGCGCGGTCCGCGACAGCGGCGGCAGGTCGAGGTCGACCCCGGCGAGGGCGGCCCGCCCGCCGTGGCGCAGGGTGACACCCCGCAGCCGCACGTGGGGGACGCCCGGCGGGACGGCGCGGGTGCCGCGGGCCGGCACCGGGGTGTCCAGCAGCGCGAACACCCGCTCGGCGGCCGGCCGCCCCTCCAGGCTGGCGTGCCGGTCGGCGCCCAGCGCGCGCAGCGGCGCGAAGAACTCCGGGGTCAGCAGCAGCACCAGCAGGGCGCGCTGCAGCGTCAGCTCCCCCTCGAAGAGCCGCACGCCCACCGTGACCGCGACCAGCGCCGTGCACAGCACCGCGCCGAACTCGAGCACGAAGCCCGACAGGAAGGCGGCGCGCAGCAGCCGCATCGTGCTGGCGCGGTGGGCCTCGCTGACGTCGGCCAGCCACCCGGTGGTCGTCCGCGCCCGGCCGTAGGCGACCAGCGTCGGCAGCACGCGGAGGGTGTCGACCAGCGCCGACCCGAGCCGGGCCAGCGTCTCCCACGAGGCGCGCGCCGCCCGCTCGGCGAAGGTGCCGGTCAGCCAGAGGAAGAGGAGCACCAGCGGGCCGGTGAGCAGCAGCAGCGCGCCGCTGGCCGGGTCGAGCACCAGCACGGTCGCGGCCACCAGCGGCGGGACGACGGCCGCCGCCACCCCGCCGGACAGCAGCCGCCCGACGACGCCGTCCAGCTTGCCGACGCCCTCGGTGACGGTGGTGACCAGCTCGCCGGCCCGCTCGCCCTCCACGGCCGCGGGACCGAGGGCGGGGAGCCGGCGCAGCAGCGCGGCCCGCAGCGTCCGGCGGACCCGCGCGGAGGTCCGCGCGGCGGCCCGGTCGCGGACGGCGAGCAGGCCGGCGCGGGCCAGCCAGGCGGCCAGGGCCCCGGCGAGGGCGCCGGCCAGGGCGCCCGGCGTGGCCTCCCCCGCGGCCACCGCGCTGACGAAGGCGGCCACCAGCGCCCACTGCACGACGACCAGCGCCCAGGTCAGCAGGCCGAGCACGCCGCAGGTGAGCGCCAGCCGGCGGGGGCCCGGGAGGGCGAGCAGGCGTCCTGCGGGACCGTGGCCCATCAGTGACCGTGGTCCCTCAGTAGCCGTGGGTGAGGGCGCCCTCGTCGGGGCGGACGCGCTCCCGGAAGACGTAGTAGTTCCAGATCTGGTAGCCGATGATCAGCGGCAGGAAGATCCCGCCCACCCAGGTCATCAGGACCAGCGTGTAGTTCTGGCTCGCCGTCTCCTCCAGCGTCAGGCCGAAGTCCGGGTCGATGGTCGAGGGCAGCACCTCGCCGCGGGTGAACAGCGCGATGAACACCGTGACCGTGGCGAACAGGACGGTCAGGCCGCTCATGGTGAAGGCCAGGGTGTCCCTGCGCCGCGACAGCGCCAGCCAGATGCTGGCCAGCGTCAGGAACGCGCCCACCGGGAACACCCACGGGAGGATGCCGAAGTCCTCGAACAGGTCCTCGGTCACGTAGCCCATGACGACGAAGCCGACGATCGCGACCGTGGCCAGCGCGCCCCACCGCAGCGCCGCCGTCCGGGCGCGGTTGTAGAGGACGGTGTCCTTGTGCAGGCGCAGCAGCAGGAAGTTCGCGCCGTGCAGGGTGAACAGCAGCAGCGTCGACAGCCCGCCGACGATCGAGAACGGCGTGAACATCTCGGCGAACCCGCCCTGCACGCGGCCCTCGCGGCCCACCGGCAGCCCCTCGATGATCTTGGCCATGATCACGCCCCACAGGAACGAGGGGATGACGCTGCCGGCGAAGGACATCCAGTCCCACAGGTCGCGCCACCGCTTGCTGTCGACCTGGTTGCGGTACTCGAAGGCCACGCCCCGCAGCAGCAGGGCCAGCAGGATCAGCACGAACAGCGGGTACATGCCGCTGAAGACCGCGCCGTACCAGACGGGGAACGTGGAGAACATCAGCCCGGCGGCGGCGATCACCCACACCTCGTTGCCGTCCCAGAACGGCCCGATGGTGCCGGTGAGCGCCCGCTCCTCGGGCTCGGTCCTGGCCAGCGTGGGCCGCAGGATGTCGACGCCGAAGTCGAAGCCCTCCAGGAAGAAGTAGAGGGTGAAGGTGAAGGCGATCAGCCAGAACCAGAGGGTGACGAGGTCCACCGTCAGTTCCTCCTCTCGTACCCCTGGTGCCCGACGCTCTCGTAGTCCGGCGCCGGCGCGGCCACCAGCTGCGCCTCCGGCTTGCGGTGGATCCCGGCGCGGGCGGTCACCGACAGCAGGTAGACGTCCAGCCCGATCAGCGCCAGGTACACCGCCCACAACCCGACCAGGCCGGCGAGCACCTCGCCGGCGGTGTTGGCGCTGACACCCTCCTCGACGGTGAGCAGGCCGTAGACCATGAACGGCTGGCGGCCCATCTCGGTCACGATCCATCCGGTGAAGTTGGCGACCCACGGCAGCGGGATGAACAGCACCAGCGCCCGGAGGAACCAGCGGGTGGTGTCGATCCCGTCCTTGCGCCGCCACCACAGGAACAGGCCGAGGAACGCCGTCGCCAGCAGCAGCGAGCCGACGGCGACCATGATCCGGAACGACCAGTAGACCCAGGTGACCGGAGGGATGTAGTCCCCCTCCCCGTAGAGCTCCTGGTACTCCTCGTTGAGCGGGATCAGGCCCTCGTAGCGGCCCTCGAGGCTGTTGTAGGCCAGCACCGAGCCGACGATGGGGATCTCGATGTTGAACGAGTTCTCCTGCGCGTCCTCGTCGATGAAGGCGACCAGCGACCACGGCGCCGGCGAGTCCGACGTCTCCCACTGCGCCTCCATCGCCGCGAACTTCATCGGCTGGTCCTCGCGGGCGGCCTGGCCCGCGGTGTGCCCGCTGACGACGGAGAACACCGTGCCGATGGCCGCGAAGACCAGCCCGATCCGCAGCGAGCGGGAGTAGACGTCGGCGTCCTGGCGGCGCAGCAGGTGGAAGGCGCTGATGCCGAGCACGAAGAACGCCGCGACCACCCAGGCGCTGCCCTGCACGTGGAAGAAGTAGAGCCAGGCCTTGTAGTTGAAGACGACGGCGGCGAAGTCGGTCAACCGGGCCTGGCCCTCGACCACCTCGTAGCCGACCGGGTGGTGCATCCAGGCGTTGGCCAGCACGATCCAGAAGGCGCTGATCTGCGTGCCGATCGCGACCAGCCAGATGCTGCCCAGCCGCATCCAGGGCTTGAGCCGGTCCTTGCCGAACCACCACAGCCCGATGAAGGTGCTCTCGAGGAAGAACGCCATGAGCACCTCGAGCGCCAGCGGGACGCCGAAGATGTTGCCGACGAAGTCGGAGTACTCGCTCCAGTTCATCCCGAACTGGAACTCCTGCACGATCCCGGTCACCACGCCCACGGCGAAGTTGATGAGGAAGAGGTGACCGAAGAAGTTGGTCATCTTCTCGTAGACGTGGCGCCGGTCCTCGCGGACGTAGGCGATCGTCTCCATCACCGCGATGAGGAACGCCAGTCCGACGGTCAGCGAGACGAAGAAGAAGTGGAAGATGCTCGTCGAGGCGAACTGGAACCGCGAGAGCTCGACGACGTCCAAGGGGCGGCCTCGTTCCGTGTGGCCGGACGCGCGGTGACGACACGGGGCTGGTGCGGGGGAAGAGGGCGTCCGGGAGGCCAGCGTGTCACGCGCCGCGCCCGGTGGCACCGTGAAAGCCCTGGCAGACGGGGCCGTTCCACTCGGGCCCGGAAGGTGCCGATGAGAGGGGCATGCGTGCCAGCTCCGTCGCCACCGCCCTCGCCGCCTTCGCCGCCGGGATGACCGCCTCGGCGGCCCTGCGCCGGCTCGCCGCCCACCGCGCCCCCGCGCCGGCGGCCGCCGCTCCGGCCTGCTCCCCCGACGCCGTGACCGGGACCGACCGCGACGCCGTCGTCCTGCCGTTCTCCCGGCCGGTCCCGGTGCCGGCCCCCGCCCGGCCGGCCGGCCCGGCCCGGTGCGGGGACAGCGGCGGCCGGACGAAGGCCGGTGCGCCCTGCGCCGCGCGGGCCGCCGCCGGTGGCCGCTGCCACCACCACCCGCTGGCCGCCTGACCCGCGGCGGCGGCGTCGGCCCGGCCGGCCGGGAGCGCGGAGTGTGCACGTCCCGCGCTCCCGGCGGGCCGGCGACCGCGACGCGTGCACACACCGCCGGCCGGGCGCCCCGTGCCCGGGTCAGCCGGGGAAGGGCAGCGGCGGCAGCAGCGCCGTCCACGGACGCGCCGCGGCCGGCCGGCGACCGCGCGCCCCCCGCCCCGGCTCCCGCGTCGCCTGCCGCGCCCTGAGCCGGGCCGACTCCTCGCGGTCCGCGGAGCGCCGGGCGTGCCGGGTGCGGGCGTCGTCCGCGCCCGGCACGGAGAAGCCGTCGGCGGTCAGCGAGCAGGCCGAGAGCCGGACCCAGCGCGTGCCGCCCGCGTCGTCCCGGACGCCGACCGCGAGATCGGCGCCGTGACGCCGGAGTACCAGGGACACGCCGCGCACGGCCGCCTCGGTGTCCGCGGCGGCCGCGGCGGCGGGGCCGAACAGCCAGGTCACGTGCGGGAACCGGGCACGCAGCCGGTCGTCGCGCTGCCGCCAGGCGACGTCGGACACGGGCGCCAGCGCCACCTCCAGGACCTCGCGGGCGTCGTCCACCACGAGGTGCAGGTCCGTGCTCCCGTCCCGGTGGCGGGTCGTGCGCACCTGCGGGCGGTGACCCTGCCCGGACAGCCACGCCGTCAGGACGTGCTGGTAGCGCAGGTGGTCGTAGGCGCGCTCCGCCGAGGGGCCCCCACCGCCGGCGAACGCGCACGACACGGGGCCGTCGTGCTCCAGGTGCGGCCGCGCCCCCGCACCGGTGCGCAGGAGGAGCCGCCCGCCGCAGCCGCCGGCCTGGCGCGCGCACCAGAGGTCGTCGTGCCGCTGGAGCCGGCGCGCGGCGGACGGGTCCTCCGGCACGGGAACGGCGCGGGTCCCCGCCGGCCCGTCGGTGACCGCCCACAGCAGGTCGGTGGACACGTATCCCTCCTCGGCTCGGCACACGGGACCGTAGGCGGGGACACCGACAGGACCGCGCCACGCCGGCCCCGTCCGGGTCCGGACGCACGACCGGCGCCCCCTCCCGGAGGAGGAGGCGCCGGTGTGCGGTCCCTGCAGGGGTCCTCGACTAGCCGGCGAGGTCGGTGGCCAGCTCACCCTCGAAGGCGTCCTGGACGACCTCGGCACCGCCGGGGACGTCGGCCGGCCGCAGGACGAAGCTCTGCGTGCTGGGCGACACCCCCGTCTCGAAGCCCTCGATGGGCACGAGCAGCCCACCGGTGTCGATGTCGGCCAGCTCCCCGAACGCGGCGGTGACGCCCTCGCGGGTGAGGTCGCCGCTCTCGCAGGCCGCGGTCAGCACCTGGTTCATGACGTCGCCCATGGCGTACCCGAAGATCGCGCCGAGGCTCGGCGTGGTGTTCGGGTAGGCGGCCTGGTACTGCTCGAGCAGCTCGGGCTGGGCCGCCCACGCCGTAATCGGCGAGGCGACGTACAGGTGGTCCTTGAGCCACTGCGCGGTCGGGCCCTGCAGCAGGCCGGGCGCGAAGACCGGGTTGCTGCCCAGGATCGGCACGTCGAGGCCCGAGGCCTGCGCCACCGCGGCCGCCGAGGCGGTCTGCGTGGGCGCGACGGTCAGGACGATGGCGTCCACGCCCGCCGAGGCGAACTGGGTGACCTGCGCCGACATGTCCTGGTCGGTGGACTTGATCTGCGCCTCCACCACCTCCAGGCCCCGGGCCTCGGCGACGGCGCGGGTGCCGGCCAGGCCGTTCTCCCCGTACTCGCCCTCGAAGTAGATGTGCCCGACGGTGTCGCCGTCGGCCAGCAGCCCCTGGTCGAACAGGTACTGGTAGCCGTTGGCCAGCTCCACGTCGTAGGTGGCGCCGAGGACACCGGTACCCGGGATCTCGGTGAGCGTCCGCGCCCAGGCCGACGGGAAGTTGACGATCTGGTCGGCCTCGTACTCCGGCGCGAGCGCGGTGTTGATCGGCGAGCCGATCGTCTGCTGCATCGCCAGGATGTTGTCCTTCATCCCGCTGTAGAGCTGCACGCCCGTCTGCGGCACGTAGGTGGTGTCCTGGACGTCGAGCTCGACGTCGTAGGTCTCGCAGACCTGGTTGTCCTGCCAGTAGAGCTGGTTGCCGTTGGTGATGTCCTGGCCCAGCGCGGCGAAGACGCCGGTCAGGTCGGTGAGCACGCCCAGCCGGATCGTGGTGCCCTCGATGCCGACGTCGGTGGTGACGTCCCCCTCACCGCCTCCGCCTCCCCCGCCGCCGCCGCTCTCCGGTGCCTTGGTGCTGCAGCCGCTGACCGCGACGACGACGGCAGCGGCCAGGACGGTGGCCCCCCGTAGACGCATTCCTGCTCTCATGTGGTGCTGCTCCCTCGTGTGGGTGGATCGGACGGGTCGGGGACGGTGGTGCTCGGGTCCGAGCCCGCGGCGGCGCTCGGGGCTCCGCGGCCGGGACCGTGTCCCCGGCGGCGGAAGCGGTTGGCGAACCCGGCCAGGCCGCCGGGCTCGAAGAGGACGACGAGGACGATCGCCAGGCCGAAGAGGTAGCGGGCGGCCACCCCGGCGGAGATGCCGCCCTCCCCGGGCGCGCTGACCAGGGGCAGGACGTCGGCGAACTGCTGGAAGACCAGCGGCAGCGCGGTGACGAAGGCCGCGCCCAGCGCCGCGCCGGCGACCGAGCCGAGGCCGCCCAGCACGATCATCGCCAGGTAGAGGATCGAGACGGTGAGGCCGAAGGACTCCGGCGCGATGCTGCCGATCGACAGCGCGTACATGACCCCGGACAGCCCCGCGTACATGGAGCTGACCAGGAACACCCGCGCCTTGTAGGCCTGGACGTTGACGCCCATGACGGAGGCGGCCACCTCGCTGTCGCGCAGGGTCTGCAGCGCCCGGCCGGGCCGGCTGCGCAGCAGGTTGCGGGCGAAGAGGTAGGCGGCCAGGGCCAGGACGATGCCGAGGTACCACAGCCGCTCGGCCTCCCGGAACGGGACGCCGAGGACGAACAGCTGCGGGTCGCTGTTGCCGAAGGTGAACCCGAACAGGGAGAACTCCGGCACCGAGCGCCCGTTGAACCCGCCGGTGACCGGCGTCCAGGTGTTGAGCACGTGGACGCCGATGAACACCAGGCCGAGCGAGGCGACGCCGAGGTAGATGCCGCGCAGCCGGGCCGCGATCGGGCTGAAGACCAGCCCGGCCAGGCCGGCGAGCAGGACGCCCACGACCATGCCGACGATCGGCGGCAGCTCGAGCCCGCGCAGCGCCGCCCGCGTGCCCAGCCCGCCGGACTCCCCGGAGATGAACGTGTAGCTGACCGCCCCGACGGCGAGGAAGAACGCGTGCGCCAGGGACAGCTGCCCGGTGGTGCCGACCAGCAGGTTGAGCCCGATGGCACCGACGATCGCCCCGGCGACGGCGAACCCGGTGCGCAGCCAGAACTCCTCCACGTACAGCGGGAGGACCAGCAGCACGACCAGGGCCGCGAGGAGCAGCAGCGGCTTGAGGAACCGCGCCGGCGAGCGCCGGGGGCCCGACCCGGCCGGGGTGGCCGTCGAGCGGGAGGCGCCGGCCGGCGCGGAGAGGGTGTCAGACACGTGTCAGCTCCTTGGTCCCGAACAGGCCGGAGGGGCGGACCAGCAGCACGATGATCATCACGACGTAGGGGGCGACCTCGCCGAAGCCGCGGCCCAGGAAGGACAGCTGCTCCTGGTAGCCGGCGGCGAGCGCCTCGGTGATCCCGATCAGCAGTCCCCCGACCAGCGCGCCGCCGGTGGAGTCCAGGCCGCCGAGGATCGCCGCTGGGAAGGCGCGCAGCGCGACGGTGTAGGCGGCCGCGCTCACGCCCGGGGTGGGGGCGCCGACCAGGAAGAGCGCCGCGACCGCGGCGAGGATGCCGGCGACCACCCACGCCAGGGCCGAGACCCGGCCCTGCCGGATGCCCATCAGCGCCGCCGCCTCGCCGTCCTCGGCCGAGGCGCGCATCGCCACGCCCCAGCTGGAGTACTTGAAGGCGGCGAAGAACGCGACGATGAGCACCGCGGCGACGCCCATCGCGATCAGCCGGTTCTCGCTGATGCCGATGCCGCCGATGCGGACGGAGTCCCCACCCCACGGGTGCGGCACGTTGAGGATGTCGGGGCCGATCTGCCGGATCAGCTCCGTCAGCAGAATGATGTCGACGCCGATGGTGACGATGGCCAGGCTGATCACCGGCGCGCCGCGGAGCCGGTTGATGATGAACCGCTCGACGAGCAGCGCGGCCAGCGCGGTGACGAGGATGCCGACCAGCACCGCGGGCAGGAAGCCGAGCGTGTCCGACAGCCGGGCGATCGTGTAGGCGCCGAGCAGCAGCAGCGACCCGTGGGTGAAGCTGACGACCTCGCTGGCCTTGAAGATGATCACGAAGCCCAGGGCGATGAGCGCGTAGATGGCGCCCAGCGAGATGCCGTTGAGCAGCAGGGACAGGAACTGGGTCACGACGAGCCCCCCGTGGCCTCGGTGGAGTGGTGGACGACCGCGTCGGCGGGGTTGTCCTCGTTGCCCGAGCCCAGGTAGGCGCGGATG
This region of Geodermatophilus bullaregiensis genomic DNA includes:
- a CDS encoding cytochrome ubiquinol oxidase subunit I, giving the protein MDVVELSRFQFASTSIFHFFFVSLTVGLAFLIAVMETIAYVREDRRHVYEKMTNFFGHLFLINFAVGVVTGIVQEFQFGMNWSEYSDFVGNIFGVPLALEVLMAFFLESTFIGLWWFGKDRLKPWMRLGSIWLVAIGTQISAFWIVLANAWMHHPVGYEVVEGQARLTDFAAVVFNYKAWLYFFHVQGSAWVVAAFFVLGISAFHLLRRQDADVYSRSLRIGLVFAAIGTVFSVVSGHTAGQAAREDQPMKFAAMEAQWETSDSPAPWSLVAFIDEDAQENSFNIEIPIVGSVLAYNSLEGRYEGLIPLNEEYQELYGEGDYIPPVTWVYWSFRIMVAVGSLLLATAFLGLFLWWRRKDGIDTTRWFLRALVLFIPLPWVANFTGWIVTEMGRQPFMVYGLLTVEEGVSANTAGEVLAGLVGLWAVYLALIGLDVYLLSVTARAGIHRKPEAQLVAAPAPDYESVGHQGYERRN
- a CDS encoding branched-chain amino acid ABC transporter permease; protein product: MTQFLSLLLNGISLGAIYALIALGFVIIFKASEVVSFTHGSLLLLGAYTIARLSDTLGFLPAVLVGILVTALAALLVERFIINRLRGAPVISLAIVTIGVDIILLTELIRQIGPDILNVPHPWGGDSVRIGGIGISENRLIAMGVAAVLIVAFFAAFKYSSWGVAMRASAEDGEAAALMGIRQGRVSALAWVVAGILAAVAALFLVGAPTPGVSAAAYTVALRAFPAAILGGLDSTGGALVGGLLIGITEALAAGYQEQLSFLGRGFGEVAPYVVMIIVLLVRPSGLFGTKELTRV
- the cydB gene encoding cytochrome d ubiquinol oxidase subunit II, with product MDLVTLWFWLIAFTFTLYFFLEGFDFGVDILRPTLARTEPEERALTGTIGPFWDGNEVWVIAAAGLMFSTFPVWYGAVFSGMYPLFVLILLALLLRGVAFEYRNQVDSKRWRDLWDWMSFAGSVIPSFLWGVIMAKIIEGLPVGREGRVQGGFAEMFTPFSIVGGLSTLLLFTLHGANFLLLRLHKDTVLYNRARTAALRWGALATVAIVGFVVMGYVTEDLFEDFGILPWVFPVGAFLTLASIWLALSRRRDTLAFTMSGLTVLFATVTVFIALFTRGEVLPSTIDPDFGLTLEETASQNYTLVLMTWVGGIFLPLIIGYQIWNYYVFRERVRPDEGALTHGY
- a CDS encoding ABC transporter substrate-binding protein — protein: MRLRGATVLAAAVVVAVSGCSTKAPESGGGGGGGGGEGDVTTDVGIEGTTIRLGVLTDLTGVFAALGQDITNGNQLYWQDNQVCETYDVELDVQDTTYVPQTGVQLYSGMKDNILAMQQTIGSPINTALAPEYEADQIVNFPSAWARTLTEIPGTGVLGATYDVELANGYQYLFDQGLLADGDTVGHIYFEGEYGENGLAGTRAVAEARGLEVVEAQIKSTDQDMSAQVTQFASAGVDAIVLTVAPTQTASAAAVAQASGLDVPILGSNPVFAPGLLQGPTAQWLKDHLYVASPITAWAAQPELLEQYQAAYPNTTPSLGAIFGYAMGDVMNQVLTAACESGDLTREGVTAAFGELADIDTGGLLVPIEGFETGVSPSTQSFVLRPADVPGGAEVVQDAFEGELATDLAG
- a CDS encoding branched-chain amino acid ABC transporter permease, producing MSDTLSAPAGASRSTATPAGSGPRRSPARFLKPLLLLAALVVLLVLPLYVEEFWLRTGFAVAGAIVGAIGLNLLVGTTGQLSLAHAFFLAVGAVSYTFISGESGGLGTRAALRGLELPPIVGMVVGVLLAGLAGLVFSPIAARLRGIYLGVASLGLVFIGVHVLNTWTPVTGGFNGRSVPEFSLFGFTFGNSDPQLFVLGVPFREAERLWYLGIVLALAAYLFARNLLRSRPGRALQTLRDSEVAASVMGVNVQAYKARVFLVSSMYAGLSGVMYALSIGSIAPESFGLTVSILYLAMIVLGGLGSVAGAALGAAFVTALPLVFQQFADVLPLVSAPGEGGISAGVAARYLFGLAIVLVVLFEPGGLAGFANRFRRRGHGPGRGAPSAAAGSDPSTTVPDPSDPPTRGSSTT